A single window of Pseudomonas lijiangensis DNA harbors:
- a CDS encoding DUF3392 domain-containing protein, whose amino-acid sequence MDLILDLLATVSRWSRSNLSDIALALVGCLLVLFGSDFKVWIEQRISSMTGALRIPLLALLCTIGSGLALIYATPWVVRGLSQFNNYSLAPVLLVVLVLIGVIADRK is encoded by the coding sequence ATGGATCTCATACTCGATCTGCTCGCCACCGTCTCGCGCTGGAGTCGCAGCAATCTTTCAGACATTGCACTGGCGCTGGTGGGCTGTCTGCTGGTGCTGTTCGGCTCGGACTTCAAGGTGTGGATCGAACAGCGCATCAGCAGCATGACAGGTGCATTGCGCATCCCGCTTCTGGCCCTGCTGTGCACGATCGGCAGTGGTCTGGCACTGATCTATGCCACGCCGTGGGTGGTGCGTGGCCTGAGCCAGTTCAACAACTACAGCCTGGCGCCGGTTCTGTTGGTGGTGCTGGTGTTGATTGGTGTGATTGCGGATCGTAAATAG